One window from the genome of Kaistella carnis encodes:
- a CDS encoding M42 family metallopeptidase, which translates to MKFEKKSIQFLEQYLNTASPTGYEHEGQKVWMDYLHPYVDQIEVDHYGTCYGIINPEADFKVVIEAHADEISWYVNYITDDGLIYVIRNGGSDQMIAPSKVVNIHGEKGIVKGVFGWPAIHTRGVNSDEPVPKIENIFIDCGATNKKEVEDLGIFVGSMITYPDEFFQLNNKYFVSRALDNRIGGFMIAEVARLLKENRKKLPFGLYITNSVQEEVGLYGADMIADTIKPNIAIVTDVTHDTSTPMIEKKKEGDTKCGDGPVIFFAPSIHHNIRELIVNTAKTKEIPFQRAASSRATGTDTDAFAHSNGGVPSALISLPLRYMHTTVEMVAQKDVANVIQLIYETLLQIKPDMNLKYYSIKKKYKVK; encoded by the coding sequence ATGAAATTTGAAAAAAAATCAATACAATTTTTAGAGCAATATTTAAACACCGCATCTCCAACCGGTTATGAGCATGAAGGTCAAAAAGTATGGATGGATTACCTTCATCCTTATGTAGATCAAATTGAAGTGGATCACTACGGAACATGTTACGGCATCATTAACCCAGAAGCAGACTTTAAAGTTGTTATAGAAGCTCATGCCGATGAAATCTCCTGGTATGTAAATTATATTACAGATGATGGTCTTATTTACGTTATTCGAAACGGTGGCTCTGATCAAATGATCGCTCCTTCTAAAGTAGTGAACATACACGGTGAAAAAGGAATCGTGAAAGGAGTTTTCGGTTGGCCGGCAATTCATACCAGAGGCGTAAATTCTGATGAACCGGTCCCAAAGATCGAAAATATTTTCATCGATTGTGGTGCGACAAATAAAAAAGAAGTTGAGGACTTAGGAATATTTGTAGGAAGCATGATCACTTATCCCGATGAATTTTTCCAGCTGAATAATAAATATTTCGTGTCGCGTGCTTTAGACAATCGTATTGGTGGATTCATGATCGCGGAGGTTGCGAGACTGTTAAAAGAGAATAGAAAGAAATTGCCATTCGGTCTGTATATTACAAATTCGGTACAGGAAGAAGTGGGCTTGTATGGTGCAGATATGATTGCAGATACCATTAAACCGAACATTGCCATCGTTACTGATGTTACCCACGATACCTCTACCCCAATGATCGAAAAGAAAAAAGAAGGCGACACCAAATGTGGAGATGGCCCGGTCATTTTCTTTGCGCCAAGTATTCATCACAACATTAGAGAGTTGATTGTTAACACTGCAAAAACTAAGGAAATTCCTTTTCAGAGAGCAGCATCAAGTAGAGCGACCGGTACCGATACCGATGCGTTTGCACATTCCAACGGAGGTGTTCCTTCGGCATTAATTTCTCTTCCGCTAAGGTATATGCATACTACTGTGGAGATGGTTGCACAAAAAGATGTCGCAAATGTAATCCAGTTGATTTATGAAACTTTGCTACAAATTAAACCGGATATGAATTTGAAATATTATTCTATTAAGAAGAAATACAAAGTAAAATAG
- a CDS encoding S1/P1 nuclease, with the protein MNKILKNSILVLALLSFNFGYSWGTTGHRVIAEIAQNNLNGKAKRNLKKLIGDQKLAYWANWPDLIKSDTTGVWKPTDQWHYVNVPKQTNIKQFAESLKAQAGPNIYSQIKVLSEQIKDKNTSKQDKEIALRFLIHLVGDAAQPMHVGRFEDLGGNKIKLKFFGENTNLHSLWDSKLVDFQKYSYTEFARVLDVKSKEEVKLIQTGTLEDWLYDSHLAANRIYANSVADSNYSYDYNYKFNPLLERQLLYGGLRLAKILNEVL; encoded by the coding sequence ATGAATAAAATTCTTAAAAACTCAATATTAGTTCTAGCATTATTGAGTTTTAATTTTGGTTATTCCTGGGGAACAACCGGACATCGGGTAATTGCAGAGATCGCTCAAAATAATTTAAATGGTAAGGCAAAGAGAAATCTTAAAAAATTAATAGGCGATCAGAAATTGGCGTATTGGGCAAACTGGCCGGATTTAATTAAGTCAGATACTACCGGAGTTTGGAAGCCCACTGACCAGTGGCACTATGTAAATGTTCCCAAACAAACCAATATAAAACAATTTGCAGAGAGCTTGAAAGCTCAGGCCGGACCAAATATTTATTCTCAAATCAAAGTTCTTTCAGAACAGATAAAAGATAAAAATACAAGTAAACAGGATAAAGAGATTGCATTAAGATTCTTAATTCACTTGGTTGGAGATGCTGCCCAGCCTATGCACGTTGGACGTTTTGAAGATCTCGGCGGAAACAAAATTAAATTGAAATTCTTTGGAGAAAATACAAATTTACATTCCCTGTGGGACTCGAAACTCGTTGATTTTCAAAAATACAGTTATACCGAATTTGCGCGGGTTTTAGATGTTAAATCCAAAGAGGAAGTTAAGTTAATACAGACGGGAACTTTAGAAGATTGGCTTTATGACAGTCATTTGGCAGCAAATAGAATTTATGCGAATTCTGTGGCCGACAGCAATTACTCGTACGATTATAATTATAAATTTAATCCTTTGTTGGAAAGACAATTGCTGTACGGCGGTTTACGCTTGGCAAAAATTTTGAACGAAGTATTATAG
- a CDS encoding branched-chain amino acid aminotransferase has translation MIIQKSTNPRISNFDPENFSFGNMFIDHMIICEYENGKWGDVKLMPYGPLPFSPAMMGVNYGQACFEGMKAYKDKDGQVFIFRPEKNFARINKSANRLAMPEVTEEIFLGGLKALVDLDRDWIPYGEGNSLYIRPLIFATEEALKARIANKFMFAIVATPAKSYYSEPVAVKISDYYSRAANGGVGSAKAAGNYAASFYPTKLANEEGYEQIIWTDDSTHEYFEESGTMNVFVRINDTIYTPPTSEKILDGVTRDSFIQLAKRRGIDIQIEPISVKKVIEAHKNGTLKEVWGVGTAVVTTVFKAIGYQGERLDLPQLPLEESFALTLQKDLVDIQTNVAEDPFGWRVLVEKNILENA, from the coding sequence ATGATAATTCAAAAATCTACCAATCCGAGAATTTCAAACTTTGATCCCGAGAATTTTTCTTTCGGAAATATGTTTATCGATCACATGATTATCTGTGAGTACGAAAATGGAAAATGGGGAGATGTAAAATTGATGCCGTATGGTCCACTTCCTTTTTCTCCTGCCATGATGGGAGTAAACTATGGTCAGGCATGTTTCGAAGGTATGAAAGCGTATAAAGATAAAGATGGTCAGGTTTTTATCTTCAGACCGGAAAAGAATTTTGCCAGAATTAATAAATCTGCAAATCGTTTGGCAATGCCGGAAGTAACGGAGGAAATATTTTTAGGCGGACTAAAAGCTTTAGTTGATTTAGACAGAGACTGGATTCCTTACGGAGAAGGAAATTCATTATATATTCGTCCCTTAATTTTTGCTACAGAAGAAGCTTTGAAAGCAAGAATCGCTAATAAATTCATGTTTGCCATTGTTGCAACTCCAGCAAAAAGTTATTACTCAGAGCCGGTAGCCGTAAAAATTTCAGATTATTATTCAAGAGCTGCCAACGGTGGAGTTGGTTCTGCAAAAGCTGCCGGTAATTATGCTGCTTCGTTTTATCCCACTAAGTTGGCAAATGAAGAAGGTTATGAGCAAATTATCTGGACGGATGATTCTACCCATGAGTATTTTGAAGAAAGTGGAACGATGAATGTTTTTGTTAGAATTAATGATACCATTTATACGCCGCCGACATCTGAAAAAATTCTGGATGGAGTAACAAGAGATAGTTTTATTCAATTGGCGAAAAGAAGAGGAATCGATATCCAGATAGAACCAATATCTGTGAAAAAAGTAATTGAAGCTCATAAGAATGGAACTTTGAAAGAAGTTTGGGGTGTTGGAACGGCCGTGGTAACTACCGTATTTAAAGCAATCGGATACCAAGGTGAAAGACTTGATTTGCCGCAATTGCCTTTAGAAGAAAGTTTTGCCTTGACCCTTCAGAAAGACTTGGTTGATATTCAAACCAATGTTGCTGAAGATCCATTTGGATGGAGAGTTTTGGTAGAGAAAAATATATTGGAAAACGCATAG
- the mnmD gene encoding tRNA (5-methylaminomethyl-2-thiouridine)(34)-methyltransferase MnmD: MKREIKATSDGSKTLYISELNENYHSHNGALTEAKYVFIDNGLKLVYNYEINILELGFGTGLNVLVTIDEFLKTDKNHIIHYFTVEKYPVTGDEIINLNYESFFDNLQVKESYAKIHESEWNKSIEIVPNFFLTKFNCDFFEIEKLDLPKIDLVYFDCFGARVQPDLWEKPLFEQVTSKMKVGSLLTTYSSKGSVRRILQDLNFKVEKKAGPPGKREMINAILKEENLND, translated from the coding sequence ATGAAAAGGGAAATAAAGGCCACTTCAGATGGCAGTAAAACATTATATATTAGTGAGTTAAATGAAAACTACCATTCTCATAACGGAGCACTCACAGAAGCAAAATATGTCTTTATTGATAATGGATTAAAATTAGTATATAATTATGAAATTAATATTTTAGAACTTGGTTTTGGAACAGGTCTTAATGTTTTAGTCACTATTGATGAATTTTTGAAAACTGACAAAAATCATATTATTCATTATTTCACTGTTGAAAAATACCCCGTAACTGGCGATGAGATAATTAATTTAAACTACGAATCATTTTTTGATAATTTGCAGGTAAAAGAAAGTTATGCTAAAATTCACGAATCTGAATGGAATAAAAGCATCGAAATCGTACCCAATTTCTTTCTTACCAAATTTAACTGTGATTTTTTTGAAATTGAAAAGCTGGATCTTCCAAAAATTGACCTCGTTTACTTCGATTGTTTTGGAGCGCGAGTTCAACCAGATTTATGGGAGAAGCCCCTTTTTGAGCAGGTCACTTCAAAAATGAAAGTCGGCTCCCTTTTAACAACCTACTCCTCCAAAGGAAGCGTTAGGAGAATATTGCAGGATCTTAATTTTAAAGTTGAGAAAAAAGCAGGTCCCCCCGGAAAAAGGGAAATGATCAATGCAATATTAAAGGAGGAAAACCTAAATGATTAA
- a CDS encoding NUDIX hydrolase: MIDKMNVRVYAAILKDGKVMVLHEEYVGQQLLKFPGGGLELGEGVLECVQRELEEELNIKVKNIEHLYTQEDFLASKFRAGEQLLSIYYVAEMADENDLLIMDPCIEKIEWISLDTEENPFPLPIDKIAFKKLKQRFL; the protein is encoded by the coding sequence ATGATTGATAAAATGAACGTGCGGGTGTATGCTGCTATTTTGAAAGACGGTAAAGTAATGGTACTCCATGAAGAATACGTTGGGCAGCAGTTATTAAAATTCCCAGGTGGCGGACTGGAACTTGGAGAAGGTGTTCTGGAGTGTGTGCAGCGGGAACTTGAAGAGGAACTCAATATTAAAGTGAAAAATATTGAACATTTATATACACAGGAAGACTTTTTGGCTTCCAAATTTCGGGCGGGAGAGCAATTACTGAGCATTTACTATGTAGCGGAAATGGCCGATGAAAATGATCTTCTAATAATGGACCCGTGTATCGAGAAAATAGAATGGATTTCCCTCGACACCGAAGAAAATCCATTTCCATTACCTATTGATAAAATTGCGTTTAAAAAATTGAAGCAACGATTTCTATAA
- a CDS encoding DUF4294 domain-containing protein, whose protein sequence is MKFNKLLLLFLLFFGLFTNAQQDTVIAKPLSEYAPELLKTDEYGLKYYYDEGQKARIYEINGENVVVMDELVLFKKPRFNNQLDQNYYYFLNKKLNRVYPLFLTALEQYEDIQQEMRTLDKEDQRKYVNSRQSKLADQYEMQLRDLTTTEGKVFAKLMNRATGKTVYDIIKELRGGWSAFWWNVKGKVADVDIKQPYNPHQDRSDEFIESLLQSNWNNGYLKPYPGYLSFKVKK, encoded by the coding sequence ATGAAATTTAATAAACTGCTCTTACTATTTCTTCTGTTTTTCGGACTTTTCACCAATGCTCAGCAAGACACTGTAATTGCGAAACCCCTTAGTGAATATGCTCCTGAACTCTTGAAGACAGATGAATATGGACTCAAATATTACTACGACGAAGGTCAAAAAGCAAGAATTTACGAGATAAATGGGGAAAATGTTGTGGTGATGGATGAACTTGTTCTATTCAAAAAACCACGATTCAATAATCAGCTCGATCAAAATTATTATTATTTTTTGAACAAAAAATTAAATCGGGTATACCCACTTTTCTTAACCGCTTTGGAACAGTATGAAGATATTCAGCAAGAAATGCGGACTTTAGATAAGGAAGATCAGCGAAAATATGTAAATTCGCGCCAGTCAAAACTAGCAGATCAATATGAAATGCAGCTTCGTGACTTGACTACTACCGAAGGAAAGGTTTTCGCCAAACTGATGAACCGTGCTACAGGTAAAACGGTCTATGATATCATCAAAGAACTTCGTGGCGGGTGGAGTGCTTTCTGGTGGAATGTGAAAGGAAAAGTAGCAGATGTTGATATAAAGCAACCTTATAATCCTCATCAGGACAGAAGTGATGAGTTTATAGAATCACTGCTACAAAGTAATTGGAACAATGGTTATTTGAAGCCTTATCCCGGTTATTTAAGTTTTAAAGTTAAAAAATAG
- the rpe gene encoding ribulose-phosphate 3-epimerase: protein MKTKLIAPSLLSADFGNLQRDIEMLNESQADWVHVDVMDGRFVPNISFGFPIMQTVQQHAKKFVDVHLMIVEPEKYVEEFIEKGADLVSVHYEACVHLHRTVHLIQEKGAKAGVVLNPATPVLMLEDIIGDVDLVLLMSVNPGFGGQKFIENTYRKIAETKDLILSNNSTALIQVDGGVNLENAEKLFEAGADVLVAGNAVFSSADPAKTIELLKI from the coding sequence ATGAAAACAAAATTAATTGCACCTTCCCTACTTTCTGCTGATTTTGGGAATCTACAAAGAGATATAGAAATGCTGAACGAGTCACAAGCCGACTGGGTTCACGTAGATGTGATGGATGGTAGATTTGTACCGAATATCTCTTTTGGTTTTCCTATTATGCAAACAGTGCAGCAACATGCAAAGAAATTTGTAGATGTACATTTGATGATTGTAGAGCCCGAAAAATATGTAGAAGAATTTATTGAAAAAGGTGCAGACTTGGTATCTGTACATTATGAAGCTTGTGTGCATTTGCACAGAACTGTTCATTTAATTCAGGAAAAAGGCGCAAAAGCAGGCGTTGTTTTAAACCCAGCAACTCCGGTTTTAATGCTGGAAGATATTATTGGCGATGTGGATCTCGTTTTATTAATGAGTGTGAACCCTGGATTTGGAGGACAAAAGTTCATTGAAAATACCTACCGAAAAATCGCAGAAACCAAAGACTTAATTTTATCAAACAACTCCACAGCTTTGATTCAAGTTGATGGTGGTGTTAATTTAGAAAATGCGGAGAAACTTTTTGAAGCGGGAGCAGATGTTTTGGTTGCAGGAAACGCGGTTTTCTCTTCAGCAGATCCAGCGAAAACCATTGAGTTATTGAAAATATAA